From the Streptomyces nodosus genome, the window CTCCGCCTCCGGCACCGTGGCCGGGACGCGCCTGGCCGCCTACGCCCTCGGCACCGGGCAGGGATTCGTCCTGGGGGTCGCCGCCCCGCGACGCGACCCGGGCGACCACACCATCTCCTCGGTCGCGGCGGTCCTGCTGTCCCTGCTCACCGGCGAGCACCAGAGCGCCGGTGGCGCGGCGCGTTCCTCGGCGCTGGTCCGGCTGCTGCTCGGGGCCCCGCCCGAGGAGGTCGCACCTCTGCTCGGGGGCGACCGCTGGGTGGTGGTGCACGCCCGGCCGGCCGGGGATCGCCCCGCACCGGACGCGGTGGCCGCGGCATCGCTCGGCGCGGCGCTGGGCTCCACGCTCGTGGAGGTGAGCGACGCCGTGGTGCGCGTCCTGGTGCCCACCGAGCGGGAGCCTGCCGCGCAGCCGGGCTGGACGCTCGGGGTGAGCGCGCCGGTGGAGGCCGCGGGGTGGCCGGCGGCCGACGCACAGGCGTCCCGTGCGCTGGCCCGGGCCCGCGCGACCCGCACCCCGCTGTTGCGCCACGGTGAGCGCACGGGCCTGACCGACCTGGTCCCGCCCGCCCAGGCCGAGCTGCACGCCCGTACCCTGCTGGCACCGCTCGCCCAGGCCCCCGCGCTCGTCGAGACCCTGCGCAGCTGGCTCTCCCTGCACGGCAGCTGGGACCGCACGGCGGTGGCCCTGTCCGTGCACCGCAACACCGTCCGCCAGCGCATCGCACGCTGCGCCGCCTCGCTCGACGCCGACCTGGACGACCCGGATGTCCGCATGGAGCTGTGGTTCGCCCTGAAACAGACGGGGACGGTCTGACGGACGGGCGCTCCGGGTCCCCGAGTGACGCCCGTCCCACGGCGCGAAACAGCGGCTGACCCGGCGCGGCGCCCCGGCAGAATGGAGAGCATGCCGATACCCGGGACCCCCAGCCGCGCCGAGCTCGTCGACCACCTCGTCAGGACCCGTATCGCGGGCGATGTCGCCACTCCCCGCGAGAACAACCTCTCCCACTACCGCAAGCTGGCGAACGGCGACCGCCACTACTGGCTGGGCCTGGAACTCGGCGACCGCTGGGGCGACGAGCAGGACGTCCTCGCGGTGATGGCGGAGCGCTGCGGCGTCAGCGACGACCCCGAGCACCGTTACGGCCAGGACACCATCGACCCGGAGCTGACGGTCGACGCCCTGGACCGCCTCGCGGGCCGGCTGCGCAAGGCCGCCGACGGCGAGCAGCGCGTGCTGTTCGCCACCGGTCACCCCGGCGGGCTCCTGGATGTGCACCGTGCCACCGCCGCCGCGCTGCGGGCCGCCGGCTGCGAGATCGTCGTCATCCCGGACGGGCTGCGGACGGAGGAGGGGTATGTCTTCCAGTTCGCGGACGTCGCCGTGCTGGAGCACGGGGCCACCCTCTGGCACACCCACTCCCCCGAGCCGATGCGGGAGATCCTCAAGAGGCTGGAGCGCGAGGGCCGGCCGCTCCCCGATCTGGTGGTCGCCGACCACGGCTGGGCGGGGTGCGCGGGTCAGCTCGGCATCGACTCGGTCGGATACGCCGACTGCAACGACCCGGCGCTCTTCCTCGCCGAGGCCGAGGGCACCGTCCAGGTGACGGTCCCCCTCGACGACCATGTCACCAGCCCCCGCCACTACGACCCGCTCACGGCCTATCTCCTCAGCCGGGCGGGCCTGGCCTGACCGACGACCACCGTCCCGGCCCGCCGACGGTCCTCGGGGGCCCGGGACGGGGTCCCGGCCGGGTTCTCGCGGGCCTCAGCGCCGTAGGGACCTCACAGCCCCATGTCCTTGGCGATGATCGACTTCATGATCTCGCTGGTGCCGCCGTAGATGCGGTTCACGCGGTTGTCGGCGTACAGCCGGGCGATCGGGTATTCGTTCATATAGCCGTAGCCGCCGTGCAGCTGGAGGCAGCGGTCGATCACCCGATGGGCGACCTCGGTGCAGAACAGCTTGGCGCTCGCGGCCTCGGCCGGGGTCAGTTCGCCCGCGTCCAGCGCCTCCAGGGCACGGTCGGCGACCGCCTCGGCGGCGTCCACCTCGGCCTGGCAGGCGGCCAGTTCGAACTTGGTGTTCTGGAAGTGCGCGACCGGCTTGCCGAAGACGGTGCGCTCCTGCACGTACTGCTGTGCGAACCGGACCGCGGCCCTGGCCTGCGCATAGGCGCCGTAGGCGATGCCCCAGCGCTCGGAGGGCAGATTGGCGCCCAGGTAGGAGAAGCCCTTGTTCTCCTCGCCGAGCAGGTCCTCGAGCGGGACCTTGACGTCGACGAACGCCAGCTCGGCGGTGTCGGAGGTGCGCAGGCCGAGCTTGTCGAGCTTGCGGCCGACGGAGTAGCCCTCGGACCGGGTGTCGACGGCGAGCAGGGAGATCCCGTGGCGACGGTCCTCGGGCGTCGACGGGGAGGTGCGGGCGCAGACGATCACCCGGTCGGCGTGGACGCCCCCGGTGATGAAGGTCTTGGCGCCGTTGAGGACATAGTGCGTGCCGTCCTCGGAGAGCCTGGCGGTGGTCTTCATGCCCGCGAGGTCGGAGCCGGTGCCCGGCTCGGTCATCGCGATGGCCCACATCTCCTCGCCGGAGACGAACTTCGGCAGATAGCGCTTCTTCTGCTCGTCGGTGGCGAGCATCTTGAGGTACGGCAGGGCGAGCAGGACATGCACGCCTGACCCGCCGAAGGTGACGCCCGCGCGGGCGGTCTCCTCGTACTGGATGGCCTCGAACTTGTGTGTGTCCAGGCCGGCGCCGCCGTACTCCTCCGGCGCGTTGATACCGAACAGCCCCAGGTCGGCGAGCTTGTAGTAGAACTCGCGCGGCGCCTGACCGGCGGCAAGCCACTGGTCGTACACCGGTACGACCTCGGCCTCGATAAAGGCGCGAAGGGTCTCCCGGAACGCCTCATGATCCTCGTCGAACACCGTACGACGCACCCGCCACCTCCAGCTGCGGCCTGCCCAAGCGCCTGTCCAAGCGCTTGCTCAGCCCACGGTACCGGCGAGTACGAACAACCGTCCAGAGCAGTCGGCCCGTCACGCTCGTCACACATCGACCGGACCCTCCACCTCCCGCACCCCAGCGGTCCGGCCCACCATAAACATATCGAGCGACAATCACGTCAATGAATTCATCACAACCCGCTTTAAAGCTGGAATTACAAACCTCTGCTCCGATCAAGTGGACTCGTTTTCCAGCGCTCCACGAGCGGACAGAGACTTCACCGACCGGCCTACGATCACGTCCGGGAGAAACGACCCTCGAAAGGAGCCGGATCCCCATGCGTGCCCTTTCGGTGACCGAGGAACAAACCGAGGCCGGATCAAAAAAGCCCTTCTGGAGCTTCTGGAACGTCCTTGCCGTTTTCGCGGTGTCGGCGCTGTTCCATGTCGGGGTCGTTCTCTTCGTCCATCTGTCCAGTAACGGTCAGCCTCTTTATCCTGATGCCCGCCGCTATGAGCAGCAGAGCATGCTGATGGCCTTCGCCTGGCGTTATGAGTACGCCCACAGCCCGGACCAGATCGCCGGTTCGTCGTTCTGGGGTTACTCCGCCGCGATGGCCCTGTGCAGACTGCTGACGGGCGGCGGGTGGCTCGCCGCCAAGACGGCGCTGAGCCTGTTCGCGAGCACCGGCGCCCTCGCGGCCCATGGGCTGGCCACGCTCTCGGGGTGCGGCCGCAGACGGGCGACGGCGGTCGGTCTGATCGTGGGCACCAGTCCGAGCCTGCTGCTGTGGGACGCCTGGGGCCTCAAGGACGGCCTGATCACCGCCCTGCTCCTCTGGTCCCTTTTCCTTCTCCTCCGGGCACGCTTCACCCTCGCCTGCCTGACCGCCCTCGCCGGCATCCAGCTGTGCAGCTATCTGCGGGCCGCGGCGGCCATTTTTCTCGCGACCGCCCTGCTCACCCGCCTCCGGTTCCGTCGCGGATACCTCACGGGCCTGGTCGTGACCGCCGTTGCCGCTCTGGCGTTCGTCATCCCTCGTGCGACGACGCTGCTGGGTCTCGTCAGCGGACTGGAGATCGGGGCGGGGAACTATATCGACTTCTCCGGGGGATACGGCTCACGCAACCTGCTGAGCAATCCGCAGTACATCGCCCATTTTCTGTTCGGACCGTTCCCCTGGGCATTCGGGCCGGAGACCGCGACCCCGGGACGCTGGCTCTACCTCGGCACCACCGTCTGGATCGCGTCCCTCGTACTGATTCCCGTCGCGGTGAAGAAGGCATGGAAGGACACCGAGGGGGCCGGCCGAACGATGGTCCTGGCGTCGGCCGCGTACACCGCGACCTATCTGCTGAGCTTCGGCGCCGAGTTCTACCGGCAGCGCTCCGTGACCGAGTGCATGATGATGATCCTCATCGTGCTCTATGTACCGCTCTCCCCGGCCGCCGCGGCCGCCCGGGTGCTGATGTGGCTCTCGGTGGTCGCCGGTCTGGCCGTTCTGCAGGCGTCCTATCTGACGCCCACCGTGTGGAGCAAATGGCTGGCCGGCGGCGTGCTGTGCTGCATGCTGCTCACCGCTCTGGTCCGGACCCCGTTCGCACGGCTGAGACGCTGAACCGGCTGAACCGGCTGAACCACTGAACCGCCGAGATGCCGAGCCGCAGAGCCGCCGAGACGACGCCCGGTCACCCGGTCGCCCGGCCGTGAAACGAGCCCCCTCAGTCCGTCCCCGCCGCGGCGAAGGCCCCCCGCGCCATCCGGTGCAGCAGCCCGGCCATGACCTCGCGTCCGGGCAGCGCGCCGGGCCGCCCCAGATGCGGGGTCGAGTTGAGCAGTCCGAACACCGAGTGCACCGCGGAGCGGGCGCCGGGCTCCGTCAGATCCGGGTACAGCTCCCGGACGACCTCCACCCACAGCTCGACATACTGCCGCTGCAGCTGCCGTACGAGCTTGCGGTCGCTGTCCCGCAGGCGGTCCAGCTCCCGGTCGTGCAGGGTGATCAGGGGACGGTCGTCGAGCGCGAAGTCGATATGGCCCTCGATCAAGGAGTCGAGGACCACCTCGGGGTCCCGCCCGGCGCGCCCACCGGGCCCCCCGTCGGCCTCGGCGACCCGCCGCTTGGCCCCGGTCAGCAGCTGCCCGCTGATCCCCACCAGCAGCTCGGCGAGCATCGCGTCCTTGCCCGCGAAGTGCCGGTACAGACCGGGTCCGCTGATACCGACCGCGGCCCCTATCTCGTCGACCCCGACACCGTGGAAGCCGCGCTCGGCGAACAGCCGTGCGGCCTCCTTGAGGATCTGCTCGCGACGGGTGGATGCGTCGGTTCTCGTGGCCATGAAATCGATTCTAGACAGGATGGTTAGCGGTCGTTAACCTGAAGGAAATGCGTTAACGCTCATTAACAGCTGAGGGGACCGCAGGATGCAGGAGGCACCGGAGCTGACGAGCGTGGGGGCGGACCCCGCGTCGGAGGCCTGGCGGGCCAACGAGGCGGCGCACCGCGCGCTGGGCGAGGAGCTCCGCACCAGGCTGGCCGCGGCCCGGCTGGGCGGCGGCGAGAAGGCCCGGGCGCGGCACACCGCGCGCGGCAAGCTGCTGCCCCGCGACCGCGTGGACCGGCTGCTGGACACCGGCTCGCCGTTCCTTGAGCTGGCGCCCCTGGCCGCCGACGGGATGTACGACGGGCAGGCGCCGGCCGCCGGGGTGATCGCCGGGATCGGGCGGGTCAGCGGCCGCGAGTGCGTGATCGTCGCCAATGACGCCACGGTCAAGGGCGGCACCTACTACCCGATGACGGTGAAGAAGCATCTGCGGGCCCAGGAGGTGGCGCTGGAGAACCGCCTCCCCTGCATCTATCTCGTCGACTCCGGCGGAGCCTTCCTGCCCCTCCAGGACGAGGTCTTCCCGGACCGCGAGCACTTCGGGCGCATCTTCTACAACCAGGCGCGGATGTCGGGCGCCGGAATCCCGCAGATCGCTGCCGTCCTCGGGTCCTGCACGGCGGGCGGGGCGTATGTCCCGGCGATGAGCGACGAGGCCGTGATCGTGCGGAACCAGGGCACCATCTTCCTGGGCGGCCCACCCCTGGTGAAGGCGGCCACCGGCGAGGTGGTGACCGCCGAGGAGCTGGGCGGCGGCGAGGTCCACTCCCGGGTGTCCGGGGTGACCGACCATCTCGCGGAGGACGACGCGCACGCGCTGCGGATCGTCCGGACCATCGTCTCCACGCTCCCCGCGCGCGGGCCGCTGCCCTGGGAGGTCGTCCCCTCGGTGGAGCCGAAGCTGGACCCGTCGGGGCTGTACGGGGTGGTGCCGGTCGACTCCCGTACCCCCTATGACGCGCGCGAGGTCATCGGGCGAGTGGTGGACGGGTCGCGCTTCGCCGAGTTCAAGGCGGAGTTCGGGCAGACCCTGGTCACCGGCTTCGCCCGGATCCACGGCCACCCGGTGGGGATCGTCGCCAACAACGGCATCCTGTTCTCCGAGTCCGCCCAGAAGGGCGCCCACTTCATCGAGCTGTGCGACCAGCGCGGCATCCCGCTGGTGTTCCTCCAGAACATCTCGGGCTTCATGGTGGGCCGCGACTACGAGGCCGGTGGCATCGCCAAGCACGGCGCCAAGATGGTCACGGCGGTCGCCTGCACCCGGGTGCCCAAGCTCACCGTGGTCGTCGGCGGCTCCTTCGGCGCGGGCAACTACTCGATGTGCGGCCGCGCCTATTCACCGCGCTTCCTGTGGATGTGGCCCAACGCCAAGATCTCGGTGATGGGCGGCGAACAGGCCGCCTCGGTGCTCGCGACCGTCAAGCGCGACCAGTTCGAGGCGCGCGGGGAGTCCTGGCCCCTGGAGGACGAGGAGGACTTCAAGTCCCCGATCCGCGCCCAGTACGAACACCAGGGGAACGCCTACTACGCGACGGCCCGCCTGTGGGACGACGGCGTGATCGACCCGATGGAGACCCGGCAGGTGCTGGGTCTGGCCTTGACCGCCTGCGCCAACGCCCCCCTGGGCGAACCCGGCTTCGGCGTCTTCCGGATGTGAGGGGATCCATGTTTGACACGGTGCTCGTGGCCAACCGGGGCGAGATCGCGGTCCGGGTCGTCCGCACCCTGCGCGCGCTCGGGGTGCGTTCGGTGGCCGTCTTCTCCGACGCGGACGCCGACGCCCGGCACGTCCGGGAGGCCGACACGGCGGTACGGATCGGACCGGCGCCCGCAGCCGAGAGCTATCTGTCCGTCGAGCGGCTCCTCGCGGCGGCGGCCCGCACCGGCGCCCAGGCGGTGCACCCGGGATACGGCTTCCTCGCGGAGAACGCCGCCTTCGCGAAGGCGTGCGCGGAGGCGGGGCTGGTCTTCATCGGGCCGCCCGCCGAGGCGATCTCCCTCATGGGCGACAAGATCCGCGCCAAGGAGACGGTGCGGGCGGCCGGGGTGCCGGTCGTCCCGGGCTCCGACGGCAGCGGGCTGACGGACGAGCAGCTGGCCGAGGCGGCCCACACCATCGGCATGCCGGTGCTGCTGAAGCCGAGCGCCGGCGGGGGCGGCAAGGGCATGCGGCTGGTGCGGGAGCCGGAGCGGCTGGCCGAGGAGATCGCCGCGGCCCGCCGTGAGGCCCGCGCCTCCTTCGGCGACGACACGCTCCTGGTCGAGCGCTGGATCGACCGGCCCCGGCATATCGAGATCCAGGTCCTGGCCGACTCCCACGGGAACGTGGTGCATCTGGGCGAGCGCGAGTGCTCCCTCCAGCGCCGCCACCAGAAGCTCATCGAGGAGGCGCCCAGTGTGTTCCTCGACGAGGCCACCCGTGCGGCGATGGGCGAGGCGGCGGTCCAGGCGGCCCGCTCCTGCGGCTACCGGGGCGCGGGCACGGTGGAGTTCATCGTCCCGGGCAACGACCCCTCCGCCTATTACTTCATGGAGATGAACACCCGCCTCCAGGTGGAACACCCGGTCACCGAGCTGGTCACCGGCCTGGACCTGGTGGAATGGCAGCTGCGGGTGGCGGCGGGCGAGCCGCTGTCCTTCGGGCAGGACGACATCACGCTCACCGGGCACGCCGTGGAGGCGCGGATCTGCGCCGAGGACCCCGCCCGCGGCTTCCTCCCCTCCGGCGGCACGGTGCTCGCGCTGCACGAACCGGGGGGCGACGGCCTCCGCACCGACTCGGGCCTGTCCGAGGGCACCGAGGTCGGCAGCCTCTACGACCCGATGCTGTCCAAGGTCATCGCCCACGGCCCCGACCGGGCGACCGCGCTGCGCAGACTGCGCGCGGCCCTCGGGGAGACCGTCACCCTGGGCGTGGGGACCAACGCCGGTTTTCTGCGCCGGCTGCTGGCCCATCCCGCGGTCGTGGCGGGCGAACTGGACACCGGGCTGGTGGAACGCGAGGCGGACGGCCTCATCCCGGAGGGGGTGCCGGAGGAGGTGTACGAGGCCGCCGCCGCCGTGCGCCTGGACGCACTGCGGCCCCGGGGCGAGGGCTGGACCGACCCGTTCTCGGTGCCGGACGGCTGGCGCCTCGGCGGCGAGCCCGCGCCCCTGTCCTTCCCCCTGCGGGTGTCCGAACCGGTGGAGTACTCCCCCCGGGGCACCCACACGGTCACCGAGGACCGGGTGTCCGTGGTGCTGGACGGGGTGCGGCACACCTTCCACCGCGCCGCCGACTGGCTCGGCCGGGACGGCGACGCCTGGCAGGTGCGCGACCATGACCCGGTCGCCGCCTCGCTCACCGGCGCCGCCCGAGCCGGCACCGACTCGCTGACCGCGCCCATGCCCGGCACGGTCACCGTGGTGAAGGTCGCCGTCGGGGACGAGGTGGCCGCAGGGCAGAGCCTGCTGGTGGTCGAGGCGATGAAGATGGAGCACGTCATCTCCGCGCCGCACGCCGGGACCGTCGCCGAACTCGACGTCACCCCGGGCACCACGGTGGTCATGGACCAGGTGCTGGCCGTGATCACCCCGCACGAGGAGCACACGGAGGCGGAGCGATGACCGCTCAGGGACTGCCCATGGTCGTGCCGTCCGAGGACCTGCCTCCCCGGGTCAGGATCCATGAGGTCGGCGCGCGCGACGGACTGCAGAACGAGCAGCGCACCGTCCCGACGGAGGTCAAGGCGGAGTTCATCCGCCGGCTCGCCGCCGCGGGTCTGTCCACCATCGAGGCCACCAGCTTCGTCCACCCCAAGTGGGTGCCCCAGCTCGCCGACGCGGAAGAGCTCTTCCCGATCGTCAGCGAACTGCCGGTGGCGCTCCCCGTCCTGGTGCCCAACGAACGGGGCCTGGACCGCGCCCTCGCGCTGGGCGTCCGCCGGATCGCCGTCTTCGCCAGCGCCACCGAGTCCTTCGCCCGGGCCAACCTCAACCGCACGGTGGACGAGGCCCTGTCGATGTTCGAGCCGGTGGTGCGGCGCGCCAAGGACCACAAGGTGCATGTCCGCGGCTATCTGTCCATGTGCTTCGGCGACCCCTGGGAGGGCCCGGTCCCCATCCATCAGGTGGTCCGGGTCAGCAAGGCCCTGATGGACATGGGCTGCGACGAGCTGAGCCTGGGCGACACCATCGGCGTGGCGACCCCGGGCCATGTCCTGGACCTGCTGTCCGAGCTCAACGAGGAGCGGGTGCCCACCAGTGCGATCGGCGTGCACTTCCACGACACCTACGGACAGGCCCTCGCCAACACCCTGGCGGCACTCCAGCACGGCGTGACCACCGTCGACGCCTCCGCGGGCGGCCTCGGCGGCTGCCCGTACGCCAAGTCCGCCACCGGCAACCTCGCCACCGAAGACCTCGTGTGGATGCTTCAGGGCCTCGGTATCGACACCGGGGTCGACCTCGAGCGGCTCACCGCCACAAGCGTGTGGATGGCCGCCCATCTGGACCGGCCCAGCCCGTCCCGTACCGTCCGCGCCCTCTCCCACAAGGAGTGACCCATGGACCACCGCCTCTCCCCCGAACTGGAAGAACTCCGCCGCACGGTCGAGGAGTTCGCGCATGACGTCGTGGCACCCAAGATCGGTGACTTCTACGAACGCCATGAGTTCCCCTATGAGATCGTCCGCGAGATGGGCCGCATGGGCCTGTTCGGGCTGCCGTTCCCTGAGGAGTACGGCGGCATGGGCGGCGACTATCTGGCCCTGAGCATCGCCCTGGAGGAGCTGGCCCGGGTGGACTCCTCGGTGGCCATCACCCTGGAGGCGGGCGTCTCCCTGGGCGCGATGCCGATCCATCTCTTCGGCACCGAGGAGCAGAAGCGGGAGTGGCTTCCGCGGCTGAGCTCCGGCGAGATCCTGGGCGCCTTCGGCCTCACCGAACCGGACGGCGGCTCGGACGCGGGCGCCACCCGCACCACGGCCCGGCTGGACCCGGAGACCGACGAATGGGTGATCAACGGCACCAAGTGCTTCATCACCAACTCGGGCACGGACATCACGGGTCTGGTGACGGTCACGGCGGTCACCGGCCGCAAGGAGGACGGCCGCCCGCTGATCTCCTCGATCATCGTCCCCTCCGGCACCCCCGGCTTCACCGTGGCCGCCCCGTACTCCAAGGTCGGCTGGAACGCCTCGGACACCCGTGAGCTGTCCTTCGTGGACGTCCGGGTCCCGGCCGCCAATCTGCTGGGCGAGGAGGGCCGCGGCTACGCCCAGTTCCTGCGCATCCTGGACGAGGGCCGGGTGGCGATCTCGGCGCTGGCCACCGGTCTGGCCCAGGGCTGTGTGGACGAGTCGGTGAAGTACGCCAAGGAGCGGCACGCCTTCGGCACCAACATCGGCTCCTACCAGGCCATTCAGTTCAAGATCGCGGACATGGAGATGAAGGCGCACACGGCCCGCCTGGCCTGGCGCGACGCCGCCTCCCGTCTGGTGGCGGGCGAGCCCTTCAAGAAGGAGGCGGCCCTGGCGAAGCTCTACTCCTCCACGATCGCGGTCGACAACGCCCGCGACGCCACCCAGATCCACGGCGGCTACGGCTTCATGAACGAGTACCCGGTGGCCCGGATGTGGCGCGACTCCAAGATCCTGGAGATCGGCGAGGGCACCAGCGAGGTCCAGCGCATGCTGATCGCCCGCGAACTGGGCCTCACGGGCTGAACCACCCCTCCCCCGGCCCGCGCCCTCCCGGCGCGGGCCGGACACCCCACCGGTGTACCCGCCGGAAGTCCCACCCCACGAACGCGTCCGACCCCCGGGCCGATTAATCCATGCCCTCCCGACGACGCCCCGTCGCATACTCAGGACGTGATCTCCAAGGAGCGCGCCGTCCAGTTGGTGGAGGAGCTGCTGTCGAAAGAACAGCAGGGGTCACCATGGCTTCCGGAAGTCGCCGTCCACCATGTGAAGAAGCATGCCTTCGGGTGGCTGTTCGTCTGTCAGTCGGTGGAGTACGTCCGCAGCGGTGACCCCGCGCACCTGCTGGTGGGGTCCGGTCCCTATCTGGTGGACGGGCAGGACGGGAGCATCCACCACATTCCCGTCACCACCTACCACCACGAGGACTGGGAGCAGCTCTACCTCCAGCAGATCAAGGGCGTCAGACCGCCCGACCCGCTGCTCGCGGCCGTCCGGACGCTGGTGCGCCACGACGGCACCGTGGCCGCCCTGCGCCATCTGCGCGGGCAGGCCCCACGGTTGACCCCGGGGCAGGCGAAGGCCTATGTCGTGGCCCTGCGGAACGGGGCCGAACCCCCGGAAGAACTGGTGCGCCTCACTCGGGAGGAAGAGCGGTGCCCGCCCTTGCCCATCGAGACACTGGCCGGACCTGTCCGATAACCGGTCGCCTCGGGTGAATCGGACAGGGCCACGGCCGCGGGGCGCGGCGCTTCAGGGACCCACTCCCTGGACAGAAAATGAGGTTAGGCTAACCTATCTCGGAGCTCGTCCCCGGCGGACTCCGCCCTGTTCGAAAGCAGACCTCATGTCCCACGTCCGTGCCCCCCGTCTCACCCGCCGTGGCATCCTCGCCGCCGGCGGTGCTCTCGGCCTCGGTGCCGCGCTCGCGGCCTGCGGCGACGACAAGACGCAAAGCGGCGGCTCGGACGGCGCGACGACGGCGGCCTCCGGCCCCTGGTCCTTCAAGGACGACCGGGGCCAGACCGCGAAGACGGACAGGACCCCGTCGAGCATCGTGGCGTTCGTGGGCGTCGCCGCCGCCCTGCACGACTACGGCGTCGCGGTGAAGGGCGTCTTCGGGCCGACCACGACCAAGGACGGCAAGGCCGATGTCCAGGCCGGCGACCTCGATGTCTCCAAGCTCACGGTCCTCGGCAACGAGTGGGGCCAGTTCAACATCGAGAAGTACGCGGCCCTCGCGCCCGATCTCCTCGTCAGCACCATGTTCGACGACGCCGGGACCCTGTGGTACGTCCCGGAGGAGTTGAAGAAGAAGATCCTCGCGGTCGGCGCCCCGAGCGTCGGGATCTCCGTCTACGACCGCCAGTTGACCGAGCCGCTGCAGCGCATGCTGGAGCTCGCGAAGTCACTCGGCGCGGACGCCTCCTCCGCGAAGATCACCCAGGCGAAGAAGCGGTTCGAGGACGCGGCGGCCCGGCTGCGCGCGGCCACCAAGGCCAAGCCCGGCATCAAGGTGCTGGTCGGCTCCGCGAGCCAGGACATCTTCTATGTCTCCGGCTCCAACCTGTCCGTCGACCTGGAGTACTTCAAGGCACTCGGGGTGAACTTCGTCGAGCCCTCCGCCTCCGCCCTCAAGGCGAGCGGCGGCTGGTTCGAGAACCTGAGCTGGGAGAACGTCGACAAGTACCAGGCCGACGTCATCATGATGGACAACCGCTCCTCGGCCGTCCAGCCCGCCGACATCACCGAGGCGACCTGGAAGAAGCTCCCCGCGGTCAAGGCGGGCCAGGTCATCCCCCGCGACGCCGAGCCCATCCTGTCGTACGACAAGTGCGCCCCGCTGCTCGAGAACCTCGCCGAGGCGATCGAGAAGGCGAAGAAGGTCAGCTGACACCCCCGGGGCCCACACCCCCCCGGCACGCCCCCCCCCACACACACAATCCGCCCCCTGACGATGACTCGGGAGCACATATGACGACGGCCGTGGCCGCCCCGTTCCGCTTCTTCTCCCTCCAGGTCGTGCGGACGAGGCGGCTCGGCCCGTCCGTCGTCCGGGTCAGCTTCGCGGGGGACGATCTGCGGGCGTTCCGCTCCGACGGGCACGACCAGAGCCTGTCGCTCTTTCTGCCGCATCCCGGCCAGAGCGAGCCGGCCGTTCCCGTCGAGCTGGGCGATGCCTGGTGGCAGGGCTGGCGCGAACTCCCCGACGACGTACGGGCGGTGATGCGCTCGTACACCCTGCGGGCGCTGCGGCGCGACCCCGACGAGATCGACATCGACTTTGTGCTGCACGGTGTGGAGCCGGGTGCCGCC encodes:
- a CDS encoding acyl-CoA dehydrogenase family protein, coding for MDHRLSPELEELRRTVEEFAHDVVAPKIGDFYERHEFPYEIVREMGRMGLFGLPFPEEYGGMGGDYLALSIALEELARVDSSVAITLEAGVSLGAMPIHLFGTEEQKREWLPRLSSGEILGAFGLTEPDGGSDAGATRTTARLDPETDEWVINGTKCFITNSGTDITGLVTVTAVTGRKEDGRPLISSIIVPSGTPGFTVAAPYSKVGWNASDTRELSFVDVRVPAANLLGEEGRGYAQFLRILDEGRVAISALATGLAQGCVDESVKYAKERHAFGTNIGSYQAIQFKIADMEMKAHTARLAWRDAASRLVAGEPFKKEAALAKLYSSTIAVDNARDATQIHGGYGFMNEYPVARMWRDSKILEIGEGTSEVQRMLIARELGLTG
- a CDS encoding YrhB domain-containing protein, with translation MISKERAVQLVEELLSKEQQGSPWLPEVAVHHVKKHAFGWLFVCQSVEYVRSGDPAHLLVGSGPYLVDGQDGSIHHIPVTTYHHEDWEQLYLQQIKGVRPPDPLLAAVRTLVRHDGTVAALRHLRGQAPRLTPGQAKAYVVALRNGAEPPEELVRLTREEERCPPLPIETLAGPVR
- a CDS encoding ABC transporter substrate-binding protein codes for the protein MSHVRAPRLTRRGILAAGGALGLGAALAACGDDKTQSGGSDGATTAASGPWSFKDDRGQTAKTDRTPSSIVAFVGVAAALHDYGVAVKGVFGPTTTKDGKADVQAGDLDVSKLTVLGNEWGQFNIEKYAALAPDLLVSTMFDDAGTLWYVPEELKKKILAVGAPSVGISVYDRQLTEPLQRMLELAKSLGADASSAKITQAKKRFEDAAARLRAATKAKPGIKVLVGSASQDIFYVSGSNLSVDLEYFKALGVNFVEPSASALKASGGWFENLSWENVDKYQADVIMMDNRSSAVQPADITEATWKKLPAVKAGQVIPRDAEPILSYDKCAPLLENLAEAIEKAKKVS